CTATAAACATttagataataatgataataataaacacCCCCCAATTTTTTATAAGaccttaaaacaaaataaaacttatttcaattttttaaagaatggaaaactTATTTCTGGAGATTTTTTATATAGGAGGAATATATACAACAAACTTGCTTTTAAAGAGTTAgaggaaatattttttccccttcagatgATCACTGCTGATTGGCATGGAATCTTTAATTTGATCCATTTCTGATCTGGGCTGGTTTACCCCTCCTTAAGCAGCTAGCTAGGTAAACCCCTAAGACTTCTTTCTGCTTTTGGTTTTAATGGCTTCAAAGCTTGCTAAAAACGTTGCTTGGGACTATGCCACTTAGCATTTATGTGACACTTTGAGATTTGCAATCTCATTTGAGTGTCACAGAAATCCTGTTATTAGGTGgctattaagtgatttacccaagatcacacacttAGTAGGGTCttcctctatctactgcatcacccagctgtatttcttttaacaaataatatttttaattttaaaatttattttaatttaatttttatttttttaaacaaataatacaTTTGGTAAATAAGAGCAATAAGAATTTACTTACTAAAATGGACTTACTGAAAAACACCTGTGATCTCAACAACACGAAAGTTCCCCCTGAAGATACGCATTGGGACCAATACAAGGCCTGACCATCCCACTTGAGCATTTCTTGCTCGTGTTCTTTCATGAGTTTTCCATCCCTTAATACTCTTACAGCGGTCCTCCAACTGTTTAAATGGGGGCcggttccctgtccctcagactgtgggaggccggactagagtaaaagcaaaaactctgtctccgccctcacccgtttgccataacccggcgggccgtagtttgagaacccctggtagtGGAACACTCCAGCTGTCTACTTGTCATCTTTTTCCTTGGCATGTGACCCACCCACCTTATCTTTGTATCGTAAATGTCCCCGATGAAATCTTTTATCCTCACTCTTTGAAGTCCCTCGTTGGTTACATGGGGCGGCCTGATCATACGCACTGTACATCTCCGTTATCTGCCAATCACAATTTTTAATACTTCAGAGACTAGCACATTTCAGTATCATACAGTAACATTGATAGGCTGAGTTTTTGTTTACCTTCTTAATAGATGTCATCATCCCAAATagccattatcttcattttatgactgaggaaactgagacccgaAGAAATTATCTTATTCCCACAGGATTCTGACCTTTTCCGCAAGGTCTCTATATTCTGAAAGGTTTTCAGACCAACTAGTTTGAAGACAATGGATGTTTGGGATGATGACATCtttgataagtggtcaaattGTATGTGTCCCAAAGGACTGTTTTGCATAAATGTATGATTcgttatcaataaatgtttgatttgtacatcCATTTGCTGTACCTATTTATCTGGGGGGATGTAAAATTTTTGGGGACCACAAGGGGGcaggagtggaaaaagtttaagccgCTCGGAAGGACTTCGGGGCTTGCGCCCAGGTTTAGAGCAAGGATCTTATGAAGAAGACGTCACTGACGCTCGCCCCGCCCCCTCACGCCGGCGTTCTGCAGTCGGGACAGCTGCCTCTGAGGCTCGCTTCTCTTTTCTGCGCCTGCGCTCTCCTGTCAGGGCGATCCCTGCTGAGCCCCGCCTCTTCACTCGGCTCTAGGCGGTCTAGGCAGGAGCTGACAGCTGTGGCTGCGCCTGCGCTCTCCGGAGGCTTTTACGGCCGCCGTAAAGAGGCTGTGCCTTGGGCTGCGGCTTTGAAGGGTTTGGTGAGTCTCCTCAAGCCCCCTGCCCTCTTGACTGCACGGGCCCCGTCTCCCTGCGAAGTCCTGCGGGGTTTCCTCGGGCCGGGGGCCGGAGTGTGGGAAGGCCGAGGCCTCGAGGCTCCCGCCCGGGCCGTGCTGCTGTTTCGGGGCCTCCGCCTCAGGAAGGGTTCGCCCTGAGCGATCTCCAAGCACCAGTCGGGATCTCGTTCTCGGCGGCGCCTTGGCGGGAGCTCGGCGCGTGGGGGAGGGGCCGGGCGCGTGGGGGAGGGGCCAGGCGCGTGGGTGGGGTCGTGCCGGGTGGCCAGGTCCAGCCGTTGGGGGTGGACCCCGCGGAGGTCCGCCTTCCTGGGCCCTTCACCTCCGAGCTGGAAGCGGCTATGGAGCCCacctccccttattttactggTGCAGAAAAGGAGGCCCAGAAAGGTGAAAGGACTTCCCCAAGGTCACCCAGGAAGGCGGCGGCGGTTGAATCTGGGACCTTTGCGGGGTGGGATGGAGAAAAGAGACGAATGAGCCTTGGGGGCAGGGTCTGCCAGACGTGACTGTCCATCAACCTTCCAATTCCGAGTCTGGATGTggagggttcaaatcctgtctcggacatttattaaatcttatgcctcagtttcctcatctgtaaaatggggataggaatagtacctccctcccagggtggttgtgaagaCCAAGTGAAATAATTCCTTGCAAAGCATCGTGCAAACCttaagtgatattattattattcgtTTCCATTGGGCCCTAAAGGATTTGTGATTGACTTTGAACTGGTCTGACCTGTCCGGGAGGTCAGGGCTTTGTAGAGCAGCCAGGAGGCCGGAAGAACAGCGTCCCGTTGGCTCCGCTGTGCAAGCCTCAGGTTCTCTTTGGCCCCAGAGCTCAGGACGGAGGGGGTGGGAGTCTCAGGCGCATTTGAAGTCAGTGTAAGGAAAAAGTCGCCAGTAATGAGATTGACTCTTTGGAGGTTAATGAACTCTTCACATGTAGAGCTTCAGGAGAGGCCACGTGACCATTTGCCAAACACGAAGGCCGGGGAGCCTGGCTCAGGAGCGGGCTGGGCTACTTGACCCTCTAGTCCCGTGGCCCTCACACTTTTAAATGGGGGCCGGTTCCCTGTTCCTCTGACGTGGGAGGCCGggctagagtaaaaacaaaagctcccactctgtctctgcccctcagcccgtTTTCATAGCTCagagggctgcatctggcccgtagtttgagaacccctgctctagtcTGATTCTGATCGCTTAGGGAGCCGGGCCTGGAGCGCAGACTTCCGCCTCCCAGCTCCGGGCTCTCTCTGACTTtgtgctccccccccccccaggttgtTCCTACCACCCTGAGGCCATGGATGCAAGATTCACCAGGGGGAAGTCAGCCATCCTGGAGCGGTCCCTCGTGAGGCCCAAGACGGAGGTGAGCCTGAGCGCCTTCTCCCTGCTCTTCTCGGAGCTGGTCCAGTACTGCCAGAACCGCGTGTACTCCGTGGCGGAGCTGCAGGCGCGGCTGGCAGAGCTGGGTCAGCAGGTGGGCGCGCGCGTGCTGGACGGCCTGGCCACTCGGGAAAAGGGCGGCCGCCGGGAGACCCGGGTCCTGGGCGCGCTGCTCTTCGTCAAGGGCGCGGTGTGGCGGGCCCTCTTTGGCAAGGAGGCAGACAAGTTGGAACAAGCCAACGATGACGACAAGACGTACTACATCATCGAGCGCGAACCACTCATCAACACCTACATCTCCGTGCCCAAAGAGAACAGCACGCTCAACTGTGCCAGCTTCACAGCAGGTGTGGTGGAAGCTGTGCTCACCCACAGCGGCTTCCCCGCCAAGGTCACTGCCCACTGGCACAAGGGGACCACCCTCATGATCAAGTTCGACGAGGCTGTCATTGCCCGGGACCGGGCCCTGGATGGTCGCTGAGCACAGACTGGAGAATGCCAGGGCCAGGCCCTCCTTTGTACCTTTGAGCCATCGTCCTTTGTACGCCTGGATCCTTTGTGTTGCCAGATGAACAACCTCCCTGGTCTCCCCACCCCTCACGATGTGAACCCTTATCCCTTGTGGCTCTTGACTTTGTGTTCGGTCACTCGTCCTTGTCTGTAGTTTCTGGTGTCAGGGAGTGAGTTCCCTGGTGTGCTCAGGGACAAGGGGCTCAGGCTCTCTAGGCTTGAACAGGCTAACCTCCCCGGTCTGGGTTTggccttttttatgtttttctgtaTCATCTCCTGGATGGTATCGGGATGagtgggggtgggagaagggagggtcCACTTTCTGTCACCCTGGGTTTTCTCGATCCTTAACTCTTCTCTGCCTGTTTCCTTGGGGAACTCAGTGTAGGGCTTCTCTACATTGTCAGTTGAGAGACTTGAGCAGGGGGACCAAGTCAGTGAGACTAGCCAAGGAGGACAGGTGATTTCCCTTGAAGAAATTAGGCAGTCCTCTTGCCCAGACCCTCATCTCTTCTTTAGAAGCAACTGCTAGGGGGCATCTGTTTGGAGGACCCGTATCTGAtttctggggggtgggggtgggatcCCACATAGTTCTTTCCATTGACACACTGGCTGGGGACCAGAAACTGCGCTGTCCCAGTGGTTTCTACTCCTGCTTGAGTAGGGGCAGTACCTTCAATCATCCCCAACCCTGACCTTTTAGTAGCTATTGTACAGTTCGAGGCAGAAATTTTGGATTTCCATCCCAGTTTTAGAGAAGGATTATGGTCAAATGTTTAATCCCTGTCTCACCCCAggattcctctctttcttcttggtTCCTGTCCCTTTCCCCCTCACCCATCTGAATCTTGGGTGATTGTTCAACCCTCTTTTGGGGCTCGGAGGACAGTGAATTGCTGCTAGAAACTGATATTCATTAAAGCTAAGTGTTCCTGGAGATAATCtgttgtccttttctttctttggtcaCCTCATACAAAATGGAGCTTAGCATGCCTTCTGTGGCTCCTGTCTTTTCTTGCCCTTCTCTGAGTTCTTGAGTCTGAGAGCTCAGGGGTGGAGTCCAAGCCCAGATTCCTGGTGGTCATGGGTCCTGTGGATGGGAATTCTATGTTGGAATCTTCCCTCTGCTGTTTTCTATCTTTGTGAATTTGGACCTGCCCCTTTCTTCTCTGGACCTCACtttattcattaaaatgaaagaaatgaactagatgatttctgaggttctGTCTGACTTTAAATCCTGTGGCTCATTATCATTCTGTTGATGCTTACTTTTCCAAACTAATTATGTTTAGTGAAAAGGACAGGTCTGGACTTCAGTTGTCATTTGAAaaacttagaactggaagggacttgaaATACCATTTAGACTTCAATAAGATACCAATAATACCAATAAATAGATACCAAAATACCAATAAACTCCAAAACTAGTTTCTCAAGGAATCCTTCCCACCCAGCAATAGAAGTCTTCCATGTAACAGAGAAATTTAAGTaatcaaaacaaatcaacacattggCTATGTCTGACAATTCATGGGTCATTCTGTCCCAATAGTTCACTACAAGAGAGGGATATTTTACTATTAGTCCTTTGGAGTTTAAATTTCCTGGTTTATCAAGGTGATTCAGTTCAGTTAACtaagcataaaatatttattattattatttttattattattattatttttgtgccagacactgataAAAGTGACACAAAGACAAGCAAGGAATAacctttgccctcaaggagcttacagtcatcttggggagggggtggggaggttTGAAATGGAAGAAACATGTATACAggcaattaaatacaaaatatatgcaaaaatacaaGGCAACTTTTTTGAGCGGGGAGCACCTAAACAACTGGGTGAATTTGGAAAGGCCTCTTGAAGGTGGTACACTAGAGCAGAGCCTTAAAGGAGCTAACAATTTTAAGAGGTGGCGGTATGGAGAAAATGGTctagatcccagcttcttaaactgattCACAGCTTCTTaaaagttgtgaaattatgattgtagtaaatgtttgatttgtattcttCCATTATATAACTTTACAGCTGGAGTAACATAAAGATTTCTTaggcaagtggaaaaagtttaagaagcccagaTCTAGGTTACTTGTGAAAAGGCAAGGAAATGGAGTCGGATGTCAGCGGGCCAGTTTTACAGGAATGTAGTGTGTGAGAGAGCATAATGAAAACCCAGTCTGAAAGGAGATTTTGGAGGTAGATTGTAAGGCTTTATGCCAAGGAAAGGGGTCTGTAAAAGCAAGGCAGTGAGTGATGTGGTCAAATCTATGCTTTAGGTTGGAGGATGAACTGTTTGAAAGAGCAGCAAGAGACGAGGCAGGGGGACCAAGAAAGCTATTGCAGTAATTGAAAGAAGTAATGAGGGCCCAAGTGAGGCTCTGAGTGAAGAGAAGGGTTCAGATATGAAGGATGTACTTTAGGATCAGTAAGACTTGGTAATTGAATGAATGTGTGGATGAGAAGAATTGAGAATGACTTCCATTTGTGAGACTGTCTGCTTGGAACTGTTCTGGTGTCCTGGACAGAAGGATGGGAATTAGAAGAGATGAATGGGCTTAGAGgaaaagatgagttctgtttAAGACTTACTGCGTTTGAGATTGTGCTGGTTCATTAAAGTTTGAGAGTTAGGATTGCAGCTCAGGAGATAAGTGAGAATGTAATAGATTTGGGAGTCTTGTGAATGTAGATAATAGAACACATTGGAAGTGATAAGATAATGAATTTAGATTGTAGGTAGTGAGAAAGAAGAGAGCGAACAGATCCTTGGGATACAGAGGTCTGAtgcttttgattatttttcctttacatGATTATTTACAGTTTTATTGTATtagttctcttcccttttcatggaatcatttcatacaagtcttttcagatttttaccaaattcttcattttcatcttgGCATAAAAATAATCACTTGCATTCACATATCATGACTTGTTCAGCCATATCTTAGTTAATAGGTATctacttttttccaattttttgttaccataaaaattattcctataattaaatatttttgtataccttTCTCTCTGAGATCTAATCCAACTCCCACATgagaaactgaatcccagagaaggaacgcGCCCTCATACAAGCAAGTCAGTTGGCAACATG
This sequence is a window from Sminthopsis crassicaudata isolate SCR6 chromosome 1, ASM4859323v1, whole genome shotgun sequence. Protein-coding genes within it:
- the TRAPPC5 gene encoding trafficking protein particle complex subunit 5 isoform X2; this encodes MDARFTRGKSAILERSLVRPKTEVSLSAFSLLFSELVQYCQNRVYSVAELQARLAELGQQVGARVLDGLATREKGGRRETRVLGALLFVKGAVWRALFGKEADKLEQANDDDKTYYIIEREPLINTYISVPKENSTLNCASFTAGVVEAVLTHSGFPAKVTAHWHKGTTLMIKFDEAVIARDRALDGR
- the TRAPPC5 gene encoding trafficking protein particle complex subunit 5 isoform X1 — protein: MEPTSPYFTGAEKEAQKGCSYHPEAMDARFTRGKSAILERSLVRPKTEVSLSAFSLLFSELVQYCQNRVYSVAELQARLAELGQQVGARVLDGLATREKGGRRETRVLGALLFVKGAVWRALFGKEADKLEQANDDDKTYYIIEREPLINTYISVPKENSTLNCASFTAGVVEAVLTHSGFPAKVTAHWHKGTTLMIKFDEAVIARDRALDGR